The proteins below come from a single Etheostoma spectabile isolate EspeVRDwgs_2016 chromosome 4, UIUC_Espe_1.0, whole genome shotgun sequence genomic window:
- the LOC116687238 gene encoding transmembrane protein 198-like isoform X1 translates to MADPTRLSSEGAGAGAAQFDACSLEIERKYDVIPAVICSMCCLFGIIYCFFGYRCFKAVMFLSGLMFGAVIIFLLCHKEHVLDTQLSVEASAGIGLGIGLLCGLVTMLVRSVGLFMTGLLLGLLLALAALLVTHQFYTPTTVWVPLGTLLGTGMLFAVLTLQWQKLFTMLSTAVFGAAIMTVCADYFVEMLVLATHVYNCLRLTPGPPLCWYSWVILGIWPALSLIGVLVQWKLTDDSFSHTEVVISRRQKRVQLMRIREKDAKKRQQAGGQEGTYRRKPTPVKRYAGDLLAPSYLQSLRDRQMGTGTSLSSLGTANHTMIDLDFDTGSTAPLTATTPVVRV, encoded by the exons ATGGCAGATCCCACCAGGCTGAGCTCTGAAGGGGCCGGGGCAGGCGCTGCCCAGTTCGACGCCTGTAGTTTGGAGATAGAGAGGAAGTATGATGTCATCCCTGCTGTCATCTGCTCCATGTGTTGCCTGTTTGGCATCATCTATTGCTTCTTTG GTTACCGCTGTTTCAAGGCTGTCATGTTCTTGTCTGGTCTGATGTTTGGCGCTGTCATTATTTTCCTGCTGTGTCACAAGGAGCACGTACTGGACACCCAGCTGAGCGTGGAGGCCAGCGCCGGTATCGGCCTCGGTATCGGGCTGCTGTGCGGTCTGGTGACTATGCTGGTGCGAAGCGTCGGCCTCTTCATGACTGGCCTGCTGCTTGGCCTCCTCCTGGCTCTCGCCGCCCTGCTGGTCACTCACCAGTTCTACACTCCAACCACAGTCTGGGTCCCACTGGGTACACTTCTGGGAACAGGCATGCTGTTTGCTGTGCTGACACTGCAGTGGCAAAAGCTCTTCACCATGCTCTCCACGGCTGTGTTTGGGGCAGCTATCATGACAGTGTGTGCTGATTACTTTGTGGAGATGCTGGTTTTGGCCACGCATGTGTATAATTGCTTGCGCCTCACACCTGGGCCCCCTCTCTGCTGGTACAGCTGGGTCATTCTGGGCATCTGGCCCGCCCTCAGCCTCATAGGAGTACTGGTCCAGTGGAAACTGACAGATGACAGCTTCTCACACACTGAGG TCGTTATCAGCCGGAGACAGAAGAGAGTCCAGCTGATGCGGATTCGAGAGAAGGACGCCAAGAAGCGACAGCAGGCAGGTGGGCAGGAAGGCACGTACCGCCGTAAACCCACCCCAGTGAAACGTTACGCTGGGGATCTACTGGCACCG AGCTACCTGCAAAGTCTGCGGGACAGACAGATGGGTACAGGCACTTCCCTTAGCAGCCTGGGCACTGCCAACCACACCATGATCGATTTGGACTTTGACACCGGGTCCACTGCGCCCCTTACAGCTACAACCCCAGTCGTCAGGGTCTGA
- the LOC116687238 gene encoding transmembrane protein 198-like isoform X3, translating to MADPTRLSSEGAGAGAAQFDACSLEIERKYDVIPAVICSMCCLFGIIYCFFGYRCFKAVMFLSGLMFGAVIIFLLCHKEHVLDTQLSVEASAGIGLGIGLLCGLVTMLVRSVGLFMTGLLLGLLLALAALLVTHQFYTPTTVWVPLGTLLGTGMLFAVLTLQWQKLFTMLSTAVFGAAIMTVCADYFVEMLVLATHVYNCLRLTPGPPLCWYSWVILGIWPALSLIGVLVQWKLTDDSFSHTEVVISRRQKRVQLMRIREKDAKKRQQAELPAKSAGQTDGYRHFP from the exons ATGGCAGATCCCACCAGGCTGAGCTCTGAAGGGGCCGGGGCAGGCGCTGCCCAGTTCGACGCCTGTAGTTTGGAGATAGAGAGGAAGTATGATGTCATCCCTGCTGTCATCTGCTCCATGTGTTGCCTGTTTGGCATCATCTATTGCTTCTTTG GTTACCGCTGTTTCAAGGCTGTCATGTTCTTGTCTGGTCTGATGTTTGGCGCTGTCATTATTTTCCTGCTGTGTCACAAGGAGCACGTACTGGACACCCAGCTGAGCGTGGAGGCCAGCGCCGGTATCGGCCTCGGTATCGGGCTGCTGTGCGGTCTGGTGACTATGCTGGTGCGAAGCGTCGGCCTCTTCATGACTGGCCTGCTGCTTGGCCTCCTCCTGGCTCTCGCCGCCCTGCTGGTCACTCACCAGTTCTACACTCCAACCACAGTCTGGGTCCCACTGGGTACACTTCTGGGAACAGGCATGCTGTTTGCTGTGCTGACACTGCAGTGGCAAAAGCTCTTCACCATGCTCTCCACGGCTGTGTTTGGGGCAGCTATCATGACAGTGTGTGCTGATTACTTTGTGGAGATGCTGGTTTTGGCCACGCATGTGTATAATTGCTTGCGCCTCACACCTGGGCCCCCTCTCTGCTGGTACAGCTGGGTCATTCTGGGCATCTGGCCCGCCCTCAGCCTCATAGGAGTACTGGTCCAGTGGAAACTGACAGATGACAGCTTCTCACACACTGAGG TCGTTATCAGCCGGAGACAGAAGAGAGTCCAGCTGATGCGGATTCGAGAGAAGGACGCCAAGAAGCGACAGCAGGCAG AGCTACCTGCAAAGTCTGCGGGACAGACAGATGGGTACAGGCACTTCCCTTAG
- the LOC116687238 gene encoding transmembrane protein 198-like isoform X2: MADPTRLSSEGAGAGAAQFDACSLEIERKYDVIPAVICSMCCLFGIIYCFFGYRCFKAVMFLSGLMFGAVIIFLLCHKEHVLDTQLSVEASAGIGLGIGLLCGLVTMLVRSVGLFMTGLLLGLLLALAALLVTHQFYTPTTVWVPLGTLLGTGMLFAVLTLQWQKLFTMLSTAVFGAAIMTVCADYFVEMLVLATHVYNCLRLTPGPPLCWYSWVILGIWPALSLIGVLVQWKLTDDSFSHTEVVISRRQKRVQLMRIREKDAKKRQQAGGQEELPAKSAGQTDGYRHFP; the protein is encoded by the exons ATGGCAGATCCCACCAGGCTGAGCTCTGAAGGGGCCGGGGCAGGCGCTGCCCAGTTCGACGCCTGTAGTTTGGAGATAGAGAGGAAGTATGATGTCATCCCTGCTGTCATCTGCTCCATGTGTTGCCTGTTTGGCATCATCTATTGCTTCTTTG GTTACCGCTGTTTCAAGGCTGTCATGTTCTTGTCTGGTCTGATGTTTGGCGCTGTCATTATTTTCCTGCTGTGTCACAAGGAGCACGTACTGGACACCCAGCTGAGCGTGGAGGCCAGCGCCGGTATCGGCCTCGGTATCGGGCTGCTGTGCGGTCTGGTGACTATGCTGGTGCGAAGCGTCGGCCTCTTCATGACTGGCCTGCTGCTTGGCCTCCTCCTGGCTCTCGCCGCCCTGCTGGTCACTCACCAGTTCTACACTCCAACCACAGTCTGGGTCCCACTGGGTACACTTCTGGGAACAGGCATGCTGTTTGCTGTGCTGACACTGCAGTGGCAAAAGCTCTTCACCATGCTCTCCACGGCTGTGTTTGGGGCAGCTATCATGACAGTGTGTGCTGATTACTTTGTGGAGATGCTGGTTTTGGCCACGCATGTGTATAATTGCTTGCGCCTCACACCTGGGCCCCCTCTCTGCTGGTACAGCTGGGTCATTCTGGGCATCTGGCCCGCCCTCAGCCTCATAGGAGTACTGGTCCAGTGGAAACTGACAGATGACAGCTTCTCACACACTGAGG TCGTTATCAGCCGGAGACAGAAGAGAGTCCAGCTGATGCGGATTCGAGAGAAGGACGCCAAGAAGCGACAGCAGGCAGGTGGGCAGGAAG AGCTACCTGCAAAGTCTGCGGGACAGACAGATGGGTACAGGCACTTCCCTTAG
- the LOC116687212 gene encoding protein timeless homolog, which translates to MNCELLATCTALGYLEGDTYHKEADCLESVKDLIRYLRHEDDTRDVRQQLGAGQIVQNDLLPIIIQHGQDKALFDACIRLMVNLTQPAMLCFGKVPDDPVFRHHFLQVTSHLQACKEAFASEAVFGILSETLYTLLQLDWEQRQEEDNLLIERILLLVRNVLHVPADPCEEKKVDDDASIHDRLLWAIHMSGFDDLIKFLASAQSEQQWSMHVLEIISLMFRDQTPEALVSAGQARTAEEKHRDTQELEALREKELAAKRSRTLQRGTRHSRFGGSYVVQGLKSIGDKDVIYHRNVHNFKNYTHDMGKAVRRVPKRNRQARECKDKRRSALNVRLFLREFCVDFLENCYNRLMYLVKESLIREQTQQHDETYYLWALSFFMAFNRGNGFRADLVSETMSIRAFHYIERNITNYYEMMLTDRKEATSWSRRMHLALKAYQELLLTVNEMDRSQDESIRQSCSVIKSNIFYLMEYREIFLTLLRKYDETRQPQSYLKDLVESTHLFLRMLERYCKGRNSLMVQKKRVRRKKSRGQKKLSAAETSPESLAETWKVVEEELKASGFQLSESLTESIVPFDATSDTPLEEQRTDAMVRVQDALLIRLGPEALGLLRAAREVWPEGDVFGSADVEPEEELELLKQILYANLPRSPPPEPAAEDDDDDDALELEEEELQSVQVFEKEFNFLDFIKRFSNPSVVRPYLLLLKSYSKNTPHTNHCIARMLHRLAVDLKMDAQLFQLSVFNLFNKILSDPAAAAYKELVTFAKFVLNRFFSLAAQNNKAYVELLFWKNVGAVREMTEGYGKDGEGKKPTWTEEEEEELRNLYEEHRHSEAPDIVETLLPLLSDSTRTRRQVVMQLVHMGLVDNAKELKKQKKGTRIVLWTEEQEEELQMLHEEYKDSDDVLGNIMKKLTAKRSRARVVDKLLSMGLVSERRELYKKRSRSTKGTSSGKAMTEEEFLEGLTQGLTDDPDDRDEEDDESEEMEEDEEQERETSQNGGRSSRSLHSTVERRPDVGTLVYALQQEGMSEPLLWLQKCLNRTANDREEDGFSQDVPLVPLTEANEEAMDNKSFLRLLRKLGIRAPANEQETFWRISAKISVSQLQSAAAALSPREEEPKGSEEQDGSTSPTGESQETEEVSGEQRAQVLRTLLLKRKRKHHSSEHTAPVSDFTPAEDTDRTYERSQETILTKRSRVLDDDEENEDESTTAMDMETSVDADSDREDISAPVKRRRKMVLIDEEDDED; encoded by the exons ATGAATTGTGAGCTCTTGGCAACGTGCACTGCTCTCGGCTATCTGGAGGGAGACACCTATCACAAAGAAGCTGATTGCTTGG aAAGTGTAAAAGACCTGATCAGGTATTTACGCCATGAGGACGACACTCGGGACGTCCGCCAGCAGCTGGGTGCAGGCCAGATTGTCCAGAATGACCTTCTGCCTATTATCATCCAGCATGGACAAGACAAAGCCTTATTTGATGCCTGCATCAG GCTCATGGTCAACCTCACTCAGCCTGCAATGCTTTGCTTTGGTAAAGTCCCGGATGACCCAGTGTTTAGACATCACTTTTTGCAAGTGACGTCTCATTTACAAGCCTGTAAAGAG GCATTTGCCAGTGAAGCAGTGTTTGGCATTTTAAGTGAGACATTATACACGCTTCTACAATTG GACTGGGAgcagagacaggaggaggaTAACCTGCTGATAGAGAGGATCCTGCTGCTGGTCAGAAATGTTCTTCATGTACCTGCCGACCCATGTGAAGAGAAG AAAGTAGATGATGATGCCAGCATCCATGATAGGCTGCTGTGGGCCATTCACATGAGTGGTTTTGATGACCTGATCAAGTTCCTGGCGTCGGCCCAGAGTGAGCAGCAGTGGAGTATGCATGTGTTGGAAATAATCTCCCTGATGTTCAGAGACCAG ACGCCAGAAGCTCTGGTGAGCGCCGGTCAGGCTCGAACAGCAGAAGAGAAGCACAGAGACACTCAGGAGCTGGAGGCACTGAGGGAGAAGGAGCTCGCAGCCAAACGCTCCCGTACATTACAAAGAGGAACCAG ACACTCTCGCTTTGGAGGGTCCTACGTTGTTCAAGGCCTCAAGTCGATTGGGGACAAAGATGTGATTTATCACAGAAATGTTCACAAT tTCAAAAACTATACTCATGACATGGGCAAAGCAGTGAGACGTGTTCCCAAGAGGAATCGACAGGCTCGGGAATGTAAGGACAAACGTCGCTCGGCCTTAAATGTTCGACTCTTCCTGCGAGAGTTTTGTGTGGACTTCTTGGAGAACTGCTACAATCGCCTCATGTACCTTGTTAAG GAAAGTCTAATTCGAGAGCAAACTCAGCAACATGACGAGACGTACTACCTCTGGGCGCTCAGCTTCTTCATGGCTTTCAACCGTGGCAATGGTTTTCGTGCCGACTTAGTTTCTGAGACCATGTCCATCCGTGCTTTTCATTATATTGAGCGCAACATCACCAACTACTATGAAATGATGCTCACAGACCGCAAAGAGGCCACATCCTGGTCACGCAG AATGCACTTGGCACTAAAGGCGTACCAGGAGCTGCTGCtaactgtaaatgaaatggaCCGCTCACAGGATGAAAGCATCCGTCAGAGTTGCAGCGTAATTAAAA GCAACATATTTTACCTGATGGAATACAGGGAGATTTTTCTGACCTTGCTGAGGAAGTATGATGAAACCAGACAGCCCCAATCCTACCTCAAAGACTTGGTGGAGTCAACACATCTCTTCTTGCGCATGTTAGAGCGCTACTGCAAAGGTCGCAATAGCTTGATGGTTCAG AAAAAGAGGGTTAGGCGAAAAAAGTCTCGAGGTCAAAAAAAGCTCTCGGCTGCAGAAACTAGTCCAGAGTCTTTGGCAGAGACTTGGAAGGTTGTGGAGGAAGAGCTGAAGGCTTCAGGGTTTCAG TTGTCAGAGTCTTTAACTGAAAGCATTGTGCCATTTGATGCCACATCTGACACTCCTCTTGAGGAACAGCGCACTGACGCCATGGTGCGGGTGCAGGATGCCCTGCTGATTCGACTGGGACCAGAAGCACTGGGGCTGCTGCGTGCTGCCAG GGAAGTGTGGCCAGAGGGTGATGTGTTCGGTTCAGCTGATGTGGAACCTGAGGAGGAACTGGAACTCCTGAAGCAGATCCTGTATGCCAACCTGCCAA GGTCACCTCCTCCTGAGCCTGCTgcggaggatgatgatgatgatgatgcattaGAGTTAGAAGAGGAAGAGTTGCAGTCCGTCCAGGTTTTCGAAAAAGAGTTCAACTTTCTAGACTTTATCAAGAG GTTTTCCAACCCCAGTGTAGTGCGTCCATACCTCCTCTTATTAAAATCATACTCCAAAAACACACCTCACACAAACCACTGCATCGCTCGTATGCTGCATCGCTTGGCTGTCGACCTCAAAATGGACGCCCAGCTTTTCCAGTTGTCAGTCTTCAACCTTTTCAACAAGATCCTGAGTGACCCCGCTGCAGCTGCTTACAAG GAACTGGTGACCTTTGCCAAGTTTGTTCTGAACCGTTTCTTTTCACTGGCagcacaaaacaacaaggcATATGTTGAACTGCTGTTCTGGAAAAATGTGGGAGCCGTGCGTGAGATGACTGAAGGCTACGGCAAAGACGG agagggaaagaaaccAACATGGactgaagaggaggaagaggagttgcGCAACCTCTATGAGGAGCACCGTCATTCTGAAG CGCCAGATATAGTGGAGACTCTGCTGCCACTACTCAGCGACAGCACCCGCACTCGGCGCCAGGTTGTAATGCAGCTAGTGCACATGGGGCTTGTGGACAATGCTAAAGAACTGAAGAAACAGAA GAAAGGAACCCGGATTGTTCTTTGGactgaggagcaggaggaggagctgcagaTGCTCCATGAGGAGTACAAAGACTCTGATG ATGTGCTGGGTAACATCATGAAGAAGCTCACAGCCAAACGCTCCCGTGCGCGCGTGGTAGACAAGCTGCTCAGTATGGGCTTGGTGTCCGAGAGACGAGAGCTTTATAAGAAGAGGAGTCGCAGCACTAAAGGGACGAGCTCTGGAAAAGCAATG ACTGAAGAAGAGTTCCTAGAAGGactaacacaagggttaacagatGATCCTGACGACAGAGATGAGGAAGATGATGAGTCTGAAGAgatggaggaagatgaagagcaAGAAAgggaaacatcacaaaatggaGGAAGGAGTAGCCGAAGCTTGCACTCCACAGTAGAGAGGAGACCTGATGTAGGCACCCTGGTGTACGCTCTACAACAGGAAG gcaTGTCTGAACCCTTGTTGTGGTTACAGAAGTGTCTAAACAGAACAGCAAATGACCGTGAAGAAGATG GTTTCTCCCAGGATGTGCCACTAGTTCCTCTGACAGAGGCAAATGAAGAAGCCATGGACAACAAGAGCTTCCTGAGACTGCTGCGCAAACTGGGAATTCGAGCACCTGCAAATGAACAG GAGACCTTTTGGAGGATTTCAGCAAAGATCAGTGTATCCCAGCTCCAGAGTGCAGCTGCAGCTCTCAGTCCAAGAGAGGAGGAACCTAAAGGCAGCGAGGAGCAAGACGGCTCCACAAGTCCAACTGGAGAATCACAGGAGACGGAGGAGGTCTCAGGGGAACAGAGAGCTCAGGTTCTGAGAACTCTGCTGCTGAAACGCAAGAGGAAACACCACTCATCAGAGCATACAG cTCCTGTGTCAGATTTCACTCCGGCTGAGGATACAGACCGTACGTATGAAAG GTCCCAGGAGACGATCTTAACTAAAAGAAGCAGAGTGTTGGACGATGATGAGGAGAATG AGGATGAGTCCACCACTGCAATGGATATGGAAACCAGCGTTGATGCAGATTCAGACAGGGAGGATATCTCTGCTCCTGTGAAGCGTAGGCGGAAGATGGTCTTAATTGATGAAGAGGACGATGAGGATTAG
- the LOC116687228 gene encoding plasticin-like has product MYCCITSISKPPALSSQNRTRPTMSHSSMHTSTSYRRTFGSPHPISMSSYSPVSSRMPISGGRYMRSMSPVVASRSTTYQQQRSRSTAQPPRLSYDKVDFTLSEAINQEFLTTRSNEKAELQELNDRFASFIEKVRYLEQQNGALQQELNQFKGQQQHGQPSRASEIFQEEVRDLRRQLDATGKERDHYQVERDNLAEDVVLLKQRLEEEAQKRADAEHNLVAFRKDVDDATLSRLELERKIESLMDEIEFLKKLHDEEIQDVQVSVQTQQLKMEVDSSTARPDLTGALRDIRAQYETIALKNMQESEDWYKSKFNDLTESAKRNTDNLRQAKQEANESRRQIQSLSCEIDALKNTNEALLRQMREMEDQFGNDIGNYQDNVGRLEDEIRHLKDEMARHLREYQDLLNVKMALDIEIATYRKLLEGEESRITVPMLNIGMSSYQGDRDYEHTPGSMSKRTVVIKTVETRDGEVVKESRREKERESVRNDKDDKEDKDDE; this is encoded by the exons ATGTACTGTTGCATCACGAGCATCTCCAAGCCTCCAGCTCTCTCTTCTCAGAACAGAACGAGACCAACCATGAGCCACTCTTCAATGCATACCTCAACTTCCTACAGGCGCACCTTTGGAAGCCCACACCCCATTTCCATGTCCTCTTACTCCCCTGTATCCTCCCGTATGCCCATTTCTGGGGGTCGCTATATGCGTTCAATGTCACCCGTGGTTGCATCCCGCTCCACCACCTACCAACAACAGCGTTCTCGCTCCACCGCCCAACCCCCTCGCCTTTCCTACGACAAGGTGGACTTCACCCTGTCTGAAGCCATCAACCAGGAGTTCCTAACCACCCGCAGCAACGAAAAGGCCGAGCTGCAGGAGCTCAACGACCGCTTTGCCAGCTTCATTGAGAAGGTGCGCTACCTGGAGCAGCAGAATGGTGCACTGCAGCAGGAGCTCAACCAGTTCAAGGGCCAGCAGCAGCATGGTCAGCCCAGCCGTGCCTCTGAGATCTTCCAGGAGGAAGTGAGGGACCTGCGCCGCCAACTGGATGCCACCGGAAAGGAGAGGGACCATTACCAAGTGGAGAGGGACAACCTGGCGGAAGACGTGGTCCTGCTCAAGCAGAG GTTGGAGGAAGAGGCCCAGAAGAGGGCAGATGCTGAGCACAACCTGGTTGCCTTCCGCAAG GATGTGGATGATGCCACATTGTCCCGTCTGGAGCTAGAGAGGAAGATTGAGTCTCTGATGGATGAGATTGAATTCCTCAAGAAGCTCCATGATGAA GAAATCCAGGACGTACAAGTGAGTGTCCAGACCCAGCAGCTGAAGATGGAGGTGGACAGCAGCACCGCCAGGCCTGACCTAACTGGTGCGCTGAGGGATATCCGGGCCCAGTATGAGACCATTGCCTTGAAGAACATGCAGGAATCTGAGGACTGGTACAAGTCCAAG TTTAATGATCTGACTGAGTCTGCAAAGCGCAACACTGATAATCTGAGGCAGGCCAAGCAGGAGGCCAATGAGTCCAGGAGGCAGATTCAGTCTCTTAGCTGTGAAATTGATGCACTGAAGAACACG AATGAAGCTCTGCTGAGACAGATGCGTGAAATGGAGGACCAATTTGGCAATGACATTGGCAACTACCAGGACAATGTAGGAAGGCTGGAGGATGAGATCCGCCACCTGAAGGACGAGATGGCTCGCCACCTTCGGGAGTACCAGGACCTCCTCAATGTCAAAATGGCTTTGGACATTGAGATTGCAACTTATCGTAAACTgctggagggggaggagagtAG AATTACTGTTCCCATGCTCAATATCGGCATGAGCAGTTACCAAGGCGACCGAG ACTATGAACACACTCCAGGCAGCATGAGCAAGAGGACTGTGGTGATCAAGACCGTTGAGACTAGAGACGGAGAG GTGGTGAAGGAATCcaggagggagaaggagagagagtcaGTCCGAAACGACAAGGATGACAAGGAGGACAAGGACGacgaatag